The Larimichthys crocea isolate SSNF chromosome I, L_crocea_2.0, whole genome shotgun sequence genomic interval GCATGTGGAGCTCTTGCAGAAGAAGTTCGAGGAGTTCCAGACAGATTTGGCTGCCCACGAGGAACGTGTGAATGAGGTGAACCAGCTGGCAGCCAAGCTCATCCAGGAGGCTCATCCTGAGGCCGAGCTCATAGTTCGCAAGCAGGACGAGGTCAATGCAGCCTGGCAGCGCCTGAAGGGCCTGGCCCAGCAGAGGCAGGGCAAGCTGTTTGGGGCTGCTGAGGTGCAGCGCTTCAACAGGTAAACATCAGAGCAACATGTGGACAGCCTTTGTTCTTTCTGCATGCTAATTGTGTTAAATACAAACCTGTGTGTTTGATTCCAACAATAGGGATGTGGATGAGACCATCAGTTGGATCAAGGAGAAGGAGCAGTTGATGGCCTCTGATGACTTTGGTCGTGATTTGGCCAGTGTGCAGGCTCTGCTCCGCAAACATGAGGGTCTGGAGAGAGACCTGGCTGCTCTGGAAGATAAGGCAAGAAGACACAGAACATTTATACAAAACAGTCATGACGTTTAAAAAACTTGATTCTTAATGTGTCTCccatttttccttttctttcaaTCAGGTCAACACATTGGGCGGTGATGCTGAGCGCCTGCAGCAGACACATCCCCAAAATGCCTCCCAGATCCATCTGAAGAAGGATGAACTCATCACCAACTGGGAACAGATCCGCACTCTGGCTGCTGAACGCCACGCCCGCCTGAACGACTCCTACCAGTAAACACTAAACACAACTGTCTGCTGAGCCACGACTCAAATATATGATACATCAAATATGctgctaatgttttttttatttagaatatgAAGAGCTCTGTGAGTATACAGGGCTGCACCAGAGTGCCATTCATTCTTCACAGTCTGCTCACTCCTGCCCTCTTGTGAACGTCTCTTTTAGCCTGCAGCGTTTCACCGCAGACTTCAGGGATCTGACCAGCTGGGTAACAGAGATGAAAGCCCTGATCAATGCTGACGAACTGGCCAATGATGTGGCTGGAGCTGAGGCTCTGCTCGACCGCCACCAGGAGCATAAGGTAAACCATGTGACCATTTTAGCTTtgtccttttttccttttttaaaaagttgaatacaaaataaaatgaataaaacattaatttcacATGTTCTCTTTTGTTTCACAGGGAGAGATCGATGCCCATGAAGACAGCTTTAGAGCCACCGATGAAGGTGGCCAGGCCTTGCTCAATACAGGACACTATGCCTCTGAGGAGGTCAAGGAAAAGGTAGAACAGCATCCAGACTgtacttttattcttttgtgtGATATTCTTTTCCTGTATCTACGGCAGCACACCACCATGTAccatgttttaacatttaacatgttttaatggtGTGTTGTGTTCTTTGTGTAGTTGGGCATCCTCTCTGAGGAGAAGGAGTCTCTGCTGGAGCTGTGGGAGGTTCGCAGACAGCAGTATGAGCAGTGCATGGACCTGCAGCTCTTCTACAGGGATACTGAGCAAGTTGACAACTGGATGAGCAAACAAGAGGTAACCTGACCGATGCGTTTCTTCAGGGAAGAATTACCTCAATGTGTGTGTAGTTGATGTAAAGTGCCAgtttttaacactgtgtgttcatggtacAGGCTTTTCTCCTTAATGAAGACCTTGGTGACTCCCTGGACAGTGTAGAGGCACTGCTGAAGAAACATGAGGACTTTGAGAAGTCACTCAGTGCCCAGGAAGAGAAGATCACTGTAAGTTCCTACAGTGTGTCCACAATTCATTTTTACAGTCACAGCCAGATTTTTTGCACTTGTTTCTAGTTTTCTGCTGTAATGAAATGGGACACACTTTGAATGTATTGGTGTTGTACATCTCTAGGCCCTGGATGAGTTCGCCACCAAACTAATCCAGAACAACCACTATGCCAAAGAGGACGTGGCTACCCGCAGAGATGCTGTAAGTACCACTATCTGCTTTGTATAAACCACCTTTTAAATATGAGCCCTGATGGCTGAAGCAGCAGGACTTTATTTCTCTCAGTATGAGCTCAGCAATAACACACATTCTCTTCTTCTGCACATTCATAGCTGCTCAGCCGCCGCAACGCCCTGCATGAGCGTGCTCAGTCTCGTCGCGCTGCCTTGGAGGACTCTTTCCACTTGCAGCAGTTCTTCAGGGACTCAGATGAGCTCAAGAGCTGGATCAACGAGAAGATGAAGACGGCCACAGATGAGGCTTACAAAGATCCCTCCAACCTGCAAGGCAAGGTGCAGAAACACCAGGCTTTTGAAGCCGAGCTGTCGGCAAATCAAAGTCGCATTGACGCTCTGCAGAAGTCTGGCCAGGAGCTGCTGGATGGAAAGCATTATGCCTCCACTGAGGTGGCTGGCCGCATGGAGGAGGTCAGCTCCCAGTGGAAGAAACTGCTGGAGGCCACTGAGCTCAAAGGTACTGAACATATAAACCTGTAACATCTAAAAATAGATGCTGAAGTACTGACTTAAAGAATAACATAAATATCCAAGAATAAATCTTACTGATGGTAAGAGGACAGTCTGAACTGAGTTTTGATTGTAACTtacttccattttattttaggcATCAAGCTCCGTGAGgccaaccagcagcagcagtttaacAGGAACGTTGAGGACATTGAGCTGTGGCTGTATGAGGTTGAGGGCCACCTTGCTTCAGACGACTATGGAAAAGACCTAACAAGTGTCCAGAACCTGCAGAAGAAACATGCACTGCTGGAGGCTGACGTGGCTGCTCACCAGGTACCCAACGCTAGATACACATCATGAAAGCATACCTTAATACAAACATATGCTAGCGAAATAGCAACTGTATGAATTCTACTCTCTCAGGATCGCATCGATGGAATAACAATCCAGGCTCGCCAGTTCCAAGAGGCTGGACACTTTGATGCTGACAACATCCGCAAGAAACAGGAGGCCTTAGTGTCACGTTACGAAGCACTGCGCGAGCCGATGGCTGCACGCAAGCAGAAACTGTCCGACTCTCTCAGGCTCCAGCAACTGTTCAGAGACGTTGAGGATGAGGAGACTTGGATCCGTGAGAAAGAGCCCATTGCTGCCTCCACTAACAGAGGTAAAAGTTAGTGTGGTCAGCAGCCAGGCCactatactgtactatataATGTAACCCTTGGTTGACCCTTGGTTGAAGACATATAGTCTTCCAAATGGACAGTTTACATAAGTAGTGAAGTTGGAAGCTGCTTCAGTTTGAGTTGAAGCACACCACCATGAGATAGTTCAGATGACTGATTGAAGTTCTAAAAGAAGTCTCTCTTGGTGTTTTTTCTCAGGCAAAGACCTGATTGGTGTCCAGAACTTGCTGAAGAAGCACCAGGCCCTGCAGGCCGAGATCACCGGTCATGAGCCTCGCATTAAGGCTGTCTCCCAGAAAGGAGAGGCCATGGTGGAAGAAGGTATTCATTGAAATTCTtctccttgtttgttttcttctataAGATGATTGTAACATTAACCAGTGttcaaaattcattcattcatgtgtgcTCTCAGGACACTTTGCTGGTGAGGATGTGAAAGCTAAGCTGGCTGAACTGCATGGTCGCTGGGACACACTGAAGGCTAAGGCATCGCAGAGGAGACAAGATCTGGAGGACTCTTTGCAGGCCCAGCAGTACTTTGCTGATGCCAATGAGGCTGAGTCTTGGATGAGGGAGAAGGAGCCCATCGTGGGAAGCCCAGACTACGGCAAAGATGAGGACTCTGCTGAGGTACGTGAACGGAGGAGTTTAGAGGACGTTGTTATCAGTTTGTTCCGTTTGCTATTTGAGTATAAAGTATGTATTATGTGTTgatctttttgtgtttccacaGGCTCTGCTGAAGAAGCATGAGGCCTTGATGTCTGACCTTAGTGCCTATGGCAGCAGCATCCAGTCCCTGAAGGAACAGGCCCAGTCCTGCAGGGTAAAAAACAATCCCTCCTCGCAGCTCATGCTTCAGCTCAATATTTAATACACAATGAAGCTTCTGATCTCTAGTCTGTTTTTGATTTCTCAAATAACCAAACTGTGTTCAGTTGAAGCAGAGAGCTCAAATTAGTGACTCACAATGTTTGTTTAACTGAACAGCAACAAGTCGCACCAACTGATGATGAGACTGGGAAGGAGCTGGTTCTTGCCTTGTATGACTACCAGGAGAAGAGTCCCCGTGAGGTTACCATGAAGAAGGGAGACATCCTCACCCTGCTCAACAGCACCAACAAGGTACAGCTGAAATCAGCTCAGTGTACTACACACAACAGTGAAACTGGACTTCTGACCCGCTGAATCAATGCCAAATCAGAGATTTGAGAGGAGaagattaaatgaaattaatattaTGGACGTACACTTCATGTAATTTATTTAATGGTTTGTCAGTcgtgataataataaataatggacTAATAATTGTCAACCTTCAGCAAATAGCTGTTCAAGAGATTGAAGATGATTCTGTGCAACTAACATACTGTGTGACTTACTGTGTGACTTACTGTGTGACAGATGAGACTGAAGGCTGGTACAatccatttttttaatgaaactaaTTAAGCTTTGCAAATGCATCATTGTTTTGAGGATAAGGCTTTCAGTATTTTTGTTCATGTCAACAAATACCATGCACACTTCATCTCTCAATACTTTGTCAATCATTTTCAATAGATAAAGTGCAGTAAACAAGCAAAATGGACTTTGATCAGAAAATATCTCACATGCTGATattcctccatcttcctctcctctcttcactgcTGCAGGACTGGTGGAAGGTGGAGGTGAACGATCGCCAGGGCTTTGTTCCTGCTGCTTATGTGAAGAAGCTCGACCCTACCCAGTCCTCTTCCAgggagaacctgctggatgagcACGGCAGCATTGCACTGCGTCAAGACCAGATTGAGAATCAGTAAGAAACCCTCACATCATCTCTGCAGTGGAATGTAGTTTACTAactcatttcctctttcctaCTAGATTTGTAGTAGAAGTATTCCTCTGAAGTATTTTTTGGgtcttttctctgctctttaaCCCCTTTACTTCCATCGAATCACATCTTCAGCTCAGTTTCTTTTAACACTTATTGCCCCTggcctctttctctgtctcttctgctgTCCTCTTGCTGTATTTAACAACTTAATCTTGTCTTGCTGTGCGTTCGCCTCGCCTTGCCACTGAGCAGGCTTGTCACCAAGGAGGcctgcagtgtgtctgtgcgcATGAAGCAGGTGGAAGAGCTGTGAGTAGGAACCAGCGTCCCTCTGCGTGTTCTTGTGATCGTGATACCACTAATATCATCGGCTGTTTTTACATCCCTCCCAACCCTCCTGTTGTGTGATACTGTGTCTTCTTCACCCTCGTCTTCTATTCACTGCAGGGATAGAAGTACCTTTGGTGCACACTTTTCACGTCCTTCTCATCCCAGGCTTACCTATGGATGTTCATTTCTAATTTTCTGTGGCATCATAagctgttttgatttatttttgtatttattttattgtctgaGGCTCAAGGTTCTAATTAGAGAAATTAGCTTTAATAACTTGATAAAACTCTGCTGATCCTACTGGCTCCAGGATACAGGATTGAAATCTGCTGGGTTATACGTTGATCAAAGAAATTTTGTTTAACATAAAGATGGACATATAGACAAAATCTTTATGTGATATGGTTGATTTATAATGACTCTTTAGGTTTCCTCTAGGTTAGCAAAGGTGGTAAGCCAAATCCTGTTTTCCCCTAACCCTGAAACAATTTTAGATTTTACAAAACATATCTATTAATTttagattaataaataaatgaaaaaaactaaagCAAGAGACCCAGTCAGTCCACAATAAAAGAAATTGTCAGATCGCACAAACTTTTAACGGGTTCTACTCAGTCTGGCGTCTGGCTCTTTTTGGGctgctgtttttacttttcccATCTTCTCAAAATTCTTTTTACCTGATGTTGGAAAATGCTGCTCTGATTAATGAGTGCAAAGCATGATCACAATGTAATCAATGAGTTAATCATTGAGCTTAATCAGACACTGATTACTAGATTAGTTTAAATAGCTGCACACAAATTTGTGGCCTTTGCAGCATGGCGTAGCACCACGACTCATTTTGCCTGAAACTTAAGCCCATTAGTCTATTCTATAGAGGAGCTACAggaattattttgttattttgattttgagAAGAATCAGTTTTTATCTGAGAAATGGAGTCATCAATAGCAATAAATGCAAATTCCTTTACGAGCAGATTCTCCATtgtcatcatcaacatcatttttaattctttaaaaatgagCCACAGTATAAAAGGATGATAATCTCaaatcatttgatttgattctgtgATTGAACCTTTTTCAAGGTATGGCACTCTGTTGGAGCTGGGAGAGAAACGCAAGGACATGCTTGAGAAGAGCTGCAAGAAGTTCATGTTGTTCCGTGAGGCCAACGAGCTCCAGCAGTGGATCAACGAGAAGGAGAGCGCCCTCACTAATGAAGAGGTTGGCTCTGACCTGGAGCAGGTTGAGGTCCTGCAGAAGAAGTTTGACGACTTCCAGAAGGTACCGTCCACTCATGTTAATACTGTATTTCTGCTCATTTCTACACTCTTGTCTACTGTGTGAATTTGTACGTTTCATGCCTCACAGAAaacatcatgttgttgttttgttgggtTTAGGACCTGAAGGCCAACGAATCTCGTCTGAGGGACATCAACAAAGTGGCGTCTGAGCTGGAGTCTGAAGGTCTCATGGCTGAGGAGGCTCCCATGGTTCAGGCTCAGGTACCTTCTacttcctctgcatttttgtATGAACCAAGTTCcacactttaaaaataataaaatggaaattatgtccccccccccccctccctttgcAGCAACAAGAGCTTCTTGGCGCTGCTCCTGGCAAAGTTGTTAccatttctttgatttttttgatatttaaataatttttcaaataaatattacaacaaattaataaaacattaaaatgaatgtatcATGCCTTATTTCCTGAACAGGATGAAGCTGATTCCAAAACTGCATCACCGTGGAAGGTAAGCTTCTTCTGACTGTTTTAtcattcaaacatttgattGTTTCAGGACTAAATGCATCAACTCCAAAGAGTCTTGATCTGATACTGTAACTGTGCATGACTGTTCAGCATTGGTTTGATGTTCAATACTGGTGTGTCATGTCTGGAATTTACTGCAATCATACCCAAGGAGACATTCTAGTGGCATGGGGTTAATGTTATGTGTCCTCATGAAATATGATTAGACATCGATGAGACCGCCAGGAGCCTTTTTTAATCCCATGAATGTAAAGTGACATCTCATGATATCTCAATCATTGACAGATACTCTGTTTGATTCATCATAATTCAATGTTTGGGGCTGGTTGGGTGGTTCTACTCCAGCCATGGTTGCAGTTTTTACTATGTCCTGATTGGTGTAAAGTCTTGGTTGGTCTTAGGCGAACACCAAGACCAACCCTGGGAGTTTCCATAATCCTCTTGACTGGTGTGGTGTTTtctgttagttttttttgtcctgctctTTCCCACTTCTTTCTGCCATGTCTTATTCACTTGTGACTATAGAATATACGCTTGGCTGTTCAAACAACGGCTAACTTTAATACTATCAAGGTAAGATCGACTAGTCCACCCCAATCCCATTTTTAATCGTTCCTCCCCGACCTCCCCGTCCTGCATTGTGATCAGAAAACTAACCCCGTCGTCATGGCTTCATTGTCACGTGATCCGTATCTTCCTATTCTGTTACCCGACTCTAACTAGTTTTGTTTGATTCCCATGGCATCTGTTTGTCTTGTTATCATCCATTTTGATTGTTGACATACTGCATTGTACTACATGTACTACACATACATGTTATGTCTTAGCATCCTTTGTACATCCTGACTTCTTGatgttattttctgtctcataCTGTGTATGGTTCTTAACATGCATCCAGTCCTGTGCATCTCACTCCCATCATGCAcctgtctttgtttgctgtgtgtaaCCATCAAGCACACTATGCAAATGACCGCATGTccagcacatactgtatttgcCTGATTATATTTATCGTAAATATCTTTAATTTAACATTCCACATTCCATGTCTAAGTTTATCTGATGATAACGTTTAATGCTAATGACTTCATCATCACTCTCTAATTGAGGTTGTGTGTAGTTCACATACTGTACTACAAATCATTGTAAATTTGGACCAGAATAAACAGGCAGCAGAAGGAAAACTGTGAAGAGAGTGATCTAATACTGACTGCTTCGTGTGTAGGAGCTGAATAATCGCTGGCGGTCCCTGCAGCAGCTCGCTGAAGACAGGAGCAACATGCTGGGCAGTGCCCACGAGGTGCAGCGATTCCACAGGTATGAACCCAAGACTGTAAGACTGCACGTTCTCTCTAGATTTTTACCCTTtatagaaaacatttaaagtttaaactttataCTGATCGATTGTTTCAGAAACTGCCATAGAAACTTGTAACATTTTGTAAGAATGGTATATCATATAAAGTAATTAAATGTGCTCATGTGCTCACTTAATCACAAAACACCTCCAGATGTTTGAACATCCTTTACAGCATTGACTCGAGTTGTTTGTGCCTTCTCAGAGATGCAGATGAAACTAAAGAGTGGATCGAGGAGAAGAACCAGGCCCTCAACACTGACAACTACGGCCATGACTTGGCCAGTGTCCAAGCTCTGCAGCGCAAACATGAGGGCTTTGAGAGAGACCTGGCAGCCCTGGGTGACAAGGTCAGATTGTCTTTTAGTCATTTATATGAGGTTGTAGCTGATCTACAACCAAACCTCTGGGGAAAATCTTTTCTCTTGAGGCTTTTACTCATTTGTCTACTCCCCTGCACAGGTGAACTCTCTCGGAGAGACGGCAGAGCGTCTGATCCAGTCTCACCCTGAGGCTGTGGATGATATCCAGGAAAAGTGCACTGAGCTGAACACCGCCTGGAGCAGCCTGGTGGGTCGTGCTGACCAGCGCAAAGACAAGCTTGGCAACTCCCACGACCTGCAGCGCTTCCTCTCTGACTTTAggtgagaagagaggagaatgCCTCTGGGTCAGATTTGCTGATCGGGTGATGAACTGTTTGGAAATGAGTTCAgtttttttggaaaagaaaTGTCTAAGTTTACAAGATGTGTGGTGTaactcttctcttcctctacACAGGGATCTGATGTCCTGGATTAATGGCATCCGGGGGCTGGTGTCCTCAGAGGAGCTGGCCAAAGATGTGACTGGAGCCGAGGCCCTTCTGGAAAGACACCAGGTATAGAATTTGTAGAGACATGCAAGTGTCTGTGCAGATTTTTGCCCATGAAACACTGTCCATccaactttgttttctttttccgtCTTTTCAGGAACACCGCACAGAGATCGATGCTCGTGCAGGTACCTTCCAGGCCTTTGAACAGTTCGGTCAGCAGCTGCTGGTGCGAGGACACTATGCCACTCCTGAGATTCAGCAGAAATTGGAGGCTCTAGACCGCGAACGTGCTGACCTGGAGAAGGCCTGGGTGCAGCGTCGCATGATGTTGGACCAGTGCCTCGAGCTTCAGGTACTGATGTGATAAGACATGATACGACCAGTTAGAAGCAGTTATGATGTCACTGACAGCTGTCTTTGACCCTCCACTGATtgactgttgtgtttgtctccctGCAGCTCTTCAACAGGGACTGTGAGCAGGCTGAGAACTGGATGGCTGCTCGGGAAGCTTTCCTTGCCAGTGATGACAAGGGTGACTCCTTGGACAGTGTGGAGGCCCTCAtcaaaaaacatgaagactttGACAAGGCCATTAACGTGCAGGTCAGTAAGACGATTGGCTGCTCAGTGAAAGCTTTTAAGATTGATTGTAGTTTTGTTctgtaaatgatttaaaacGTTGGTGTACCTTACAGGAGGAGAAGATTGCTGCTCTGCAGTCCTTTGCTGACCAGCTGATTGGAGCTGACCATTACGCCAAACCTGAGATCTTCAACCGCCGCAATGAAGTTCTCGACAGGTAGGAAACATCTGGATTTTGAAATTCTGGATTTTCAGAATTTTGCATCACTTATTTATGTCATTCTACTTTACCACACAGAACAGGCACGATCAAGATGACACAATATGTTTAAGACTATTtaagaaacaacaaatgtttgtcCTGCACGTGAGACATGTCACATGATGATACACCTACAGTAGAAAGTGAACCACTGTGTCTAAGgcaaaacaacacaattttATCTAGTTAGAATAAAGTCCAAAAGAATGACACTGACAGATGGACAGTGTGAGTGACACTAGAAACTACACCCCAAAAATGTGACTAGGATCAGATCcagaccaggggcctcatgtacgaatacttgcatggatttcctactgaaacttggcgtacgccaaaacccggaaactgtcgtacgcacaaaaatattcagatgtatgaAAGTGTGCattcgcatggatccaagcacgtttcttttgtacatcccagtcaacgtggaattgagcgcacgtgcaactcctccctgtccacgccccaatttacatatgcaaatctatttaaataggccctggacctgagattcacctctttgccCGAccagataacgcgatgaacaaaggaaagaaaattaattttacagagtctgagctaaagattctagtgaatgaagtggagattctgtttggttccctgtcaacagggataaatatgaccaaaaaaagacatgagtgggagcgtgtgtgtgaggctgtaaatgccgtgggatccgagcagcgcacacacaggtgtggacaggtgtggcgctgcggctgaagaatactgaacactgggagacaatcaggggcttgttagaaagctctgcagctctaatttcaccagcagaaaataaagaaaactaaaaacatgatatttgaatgcgcacatgcccaaatatgcactggcacactggcacagcttctgggtaagtaaagagtttattcgtttaattatttcgtatgtaatccagcgttacattcaacagcattgtatgggaatctgatgtaccaggaagacattcggatgatttcgtcccacacagctggcatggctcggctcagggttaactggcacactcctgaccgatcggccagctcccgctggaatgcccctgttgccgggaaccccagcgtagtcaggcagccggcccgccggcccccgttgcactctagggccggccgcagctctgcgcacaactccagtaacactggccttggtaacccAAATcgtcttatgagccaattatcattgtttgcaagtaaatccatgCATTCCTTAAATCGTTCAcgtcggattgcaccatttacaaggtcctctaacaacgctaacgctgccattgttaatataattttcttcatcacattgcgcatgcttttatatccacctatataattgcaaacacgtgggtgtgttaattgttcatcagtgtgtctctgatgtgcacatcactctgatgactacttgttttcacattattaagagtttcccagcttcacctctaagtgtcgccaaaggaacaatagctgtagaaacgtgcgtacgacagctatgagattggcgtggggcacgcacatttctacgattgtttcacgtttgatacattgGAACGTGAGCGTGGAtaaggacgtacgccccttttttgtgcgtacgcatgctttgtacatgaggccccagttGTTTTGTGTAATTGAGGCTTTTCCCCTGAGACAGGACAGAGTCACCGAGTCATTTGTCATATACTAGGTGCTATACGCACTATGTAAACTAAAGGTTTGCATATGCTTGTGTTTAAGCtccttctttttcattttgtcgtTTGGAAGGTGGCGCCGGCTGAAGGCTCAGATGATTGAAAAGCGCTCTAAGCTGGGTGAATCCCAGACCTTGCAGCAGTTCAGTAGGGATGTGGATGAAATTGAGGCTTGGATCAGCGAGAAGCTGCAGACTGCAACTGATGAGTCCTACAAGGACCCTACCAACATCCAGGTACATATGTGGCTTCTAGTAGCACAGGCCCAACATACAGATACAGTTTTATATTAACACAATTACAAAATACTGTTTACACAGAGGTTAATGATTCTCGGGCAGACGGTTGAGCCCAAAAAATAAGTTAGTCGTGCGTGTTGTTGGCTAAATTAAAAATGCTAatatgttttgtcttgttttattgaCGATGCTCTTCTTTAACTGTGTCAAATCCGTCCCTGTGTCCTGTCTGAAGTGAGACTGAATCTTTCTCCCactgtcttattttttttcatagctGTCCAAGCTGCTGGTAAGTTTAAGTAGTGTGTCAGCTAACTAACAACTGAGCAGGTTATCCTCCATGTGTCCAcgtctttgctgtgtgtgtagaCACGACATAGAATAAACGCTCTGTTCATCTTGAGTTTGTCTCTCATCAGCACTGTTGAGTGCCAGCTTCTTTTCCACCTgggtttaatttttattaatttaagcAATTGGCCTTAattctgtcttcattttgtattttattctagGTTTGTTCTGTCATCGAAAGCTACTAGTTGTTGGGTGTGGCTTCCATATTTGTTTTCGGTTCCTGAAGGGGGGGTTATCTTCAGATTTGCTTCAAATATTTGATTCCACAGTCAAAATAGTCAGATTGGATCTTGAAATGAAAGTATAGCATGACACTGTAGTAAAATATGTTAGAAGCAGTCACACTAACATACACTAACATATATATTGAGGGCCAGCAGAGATATGGAAATGTAGAAAGATACAAACATGAAGCAACTTTGAAGTGACTCTTCCTTCTGgaagcagttttatttttatttttctttccaaagtTATTTCTGTTGCAGATGTTGTCCTCCACATTaccattttctgttgtttgttctgtgtaACTGTCGATGTCCGACACATTGTCTGTCATGGTCGGTGTCCTGTgttgaagtcattttttataTTCCACCTTGCAGTTTTTCAGTTCCACgcacaattttaaaaaatgaattcacaTTTAACACAAATGTTATCCTACTT includes:
- the sptan1 gene encoding spectrin alpha chain, non-erythrocytic 1 isoform X4, with translation MDTAGGKVLETAEDIQERRQQVLDRYRRFKELSIMRRQKLEDSYRFQFFRRDADELEKWIQEKLQIASDENYKDPSNLQGKLQKHQAFEAEVQANAGAIIKLDDTGNLMITEGHFASETIRTRLEELHRLWDLLLLRTKEKGMRLLQAQKLVQYLRECEDALDWITDKETMATSEELGQDLEHVELLQKKFEEFQTDLAAHEERVNEVNQLAAKLIQEAHPEAELIVRKQDEVNAAWQRLKGLAQQRQGKLFGAAEVQRFNRDVDETISWIKEKEQLMASDDFGRDLASVQALLRKHEGLERDLAALEDKVNTLGGDAERLQQTHPQNASQIHLKKDELITNWEQIRTLAAERHARLNDSYHLQRFTADFRDLTSWVTEMKALINADELANDVAGAEALLDRHQEHKGEIDAHEDSFRATDEGGQALLNTGHYASEEVKEKLGILSEEKESLLELWEVRRQQYEQCMDLQLFYRDTEQVDNWMSKQEAFLLNEDLGDSLDSVEALLKKHEDFEKSLSAQEEKITALDEFATKLIQNNHYAKEDVATRRDALLSRRNALHERAQSRRAALEDSFHLQQFFRDSDELKSWINEKMKTATDEAYKDPSNLQGKVQKHQAFEAELSANQSRIDALQKSGQELLDGKHYASTEVAGRMEEVSSQWKKLLEATELKGIKLREANQQQQFNRNVEDIELWLYEVEGHLASDDYGKDLTSVQNLQKKHALLEADVAAHQDRIDGITIQARQFQEAGHFDADNIRKKQEALVSRYEALREPMAARKQKLSDSLRLQQLFRDVEDEETWIREKEPIAASTNRGKDLIGVQNLLKKHQALQAEITGHEPRIKAVSQKGEAMVEEGHFAGEDVKAKLAELHGRWDTLKAKASQRRQDLEDSLQAQQYFADANEAESWMREKEPIVGSPDYGKDEDSAEALLKKHEALMSDLSAYGSSIQSLKEQAQSCRQQVAPTDDETGKELVLALYDYQEKSPREVTMKKGDILTLLNSTNKDWWKVEVNDRQGFVPAAYVKKLDPTQSSSRENLLDEHGSIALRQDQIENQLVTKEACSVSVRMKQVEELYGTLLELGEKRKDMLEKSCKKFMLFREANELQQWINEKESALTNEEVGSDLEQVEVLQKKFDDFQKDLKANESRLRDINKVASELESEGLMAEEAPMVQAQDEADSKTASPWKNIRLAVQTTANFNTIKELNNRWRSLQQLAEDRSNMLGSAHEVQRFHRDADETKEWIEEKNQALNTDNYGHDLASVQALQRKHEGFERDLAALGDKVNSLGETAERLIQSHPEAVDDIQEKCTELNTAWSSLVGRADQRKDKLGNSHDLQRFLSDFRDLMSWINGIRGLVSSEELAKDVTGAEALLERHQEHRTEIDARAGTFQAFEQFGQQLLVRGHYATPEIQQKLEALDRERADLEKAWVQRRMMLDQCLELQLFNRDCEQAENWMAAREAFLASDDKGDSLDSVEALIKKHEDFDKAINVQEEKIAALQSFADQLIGADHYAKPEIFNRRNEVLDRWRRLKAQMIEKRSKLGESQTLQQFSRDVDEIEAWISEKLQTATDESYKDPTNIQLSKLLSKHQKHQAFEAELHANADRIRGVIDTGNALIQRGACAGSEDAVKARLSALDEQWQFLVNKSAEKSQKLKEANKQQNFNTGIKDFDFWLSEVEALLASEDYGKDLASVNNLLKKHQLLEADISAHEDRLKDLNGQADSLMASNAFDTSQVKDKRDAVNGRFTKIKSMAAGRRAKLNESHRLHQFFRDLDDEESWIKEKKLLVSSEDYGRDLTGVQNLRKKHKRLEAELGAHEPAIQSVLDTGKKLSDDNTIGQEEIQQRLAQFVDHWKELKDLSGARGQRLEESLEYQQFVANVEEEEAWINEKLNLVGSEDYGDTLAAVQGLLKKHEAFETDFTVHRDRVNDVCANGEELIKKNNHHVDNISAKMSALRGKVSELERAAAQRKAKLDENSAFLQFNWKADVVESWIGEKENSLKTDDYGRDLSSVQTLLTKQETFDAGLQAFQQEGITNITALKDQLLAAKHVQSKAIEARHAALMKRWNQLLSNSAARKKKLLEAQEHFRKVEDLFLTFAKKASAFNSWFENAEEDLTDPVRCNSLEEIRALREAHEAFRSSLSSAQADFNQLAELDQQIKSYQVVSNPYTWFTMEALEETWRNLQKIIKERELELQKEQRRQEENDKLRQEFAQHANAFHQWLQETRTYLLDGSCMVEESGTLESQLEATKRKHQEIRAMRSQLKKIEDLGAAMEEALILDNKYTEHSTVGLAQQWDQLDQLGMRMQHNLEQQIQARNTTGVTEEALKEFSMMFKHFDKEKSGRLNHQEFKSCLRSLGYDLPMVEEGEPDPEFEAILDTVDPNRDGNVSLQEYMAFMISRETENVKSSEEIESAFRALSTENKPYVTKEELYQNLTKEQADYCLSHMKPYLDSKGRELPSAFDFVEFTRSLFVN